The Paramisgurnus dabryanus chromosome 3, PD_genome_1.1, whole genome shotgun sequence genome includes a window with the following:
- the LOC135769025 gene encoding uncharacterized protein: MLMLVKEELEKMTDPQPCRIKEEDTEEQIDLIEVKEESQAEVDEKHQIVKINHNVSQKETLKTEDIKCENSFSEDERPADHKRTDSEEKSFTCQQCGKSFRDKSKLEAHLRIHAEETPHVCHECGKTFTSVGNLKRHLKIHTAEKPYTCHLCGKRFAVESSLKKHMRIHTGEKPFTCLQCGKSFKTSSDLTRHTRIHTGEKPNACHECGSSFTTASYLKKHMRVHTEEKPYTCQHCGKSFRDKGNLKKHMRVHTGEKPYTCHQCGKSFSLNITLKIHTRIHTGEKPFTCLECKKSFRSKINLKTHMTIHSEEKPHSCLQCGKSFRSQGALKKHMKIHTGEKRHACLHCKKFHK; encoded by the exons ATGTTGATGCTGGTGAAAGAGGAGCTTGAGAAGATGACAGATCCACAACCATGTAGAATAAAGGAAGAAGATACTGAGGAACAAATAG ATTTGATAGAAGTGAAAGAGGAGAGTCAAGCTGAAGTGGATGAGAAACAtcagattgtaaaaataaatcataATGTTTCACAGAAAGAAACTCTGAAGACAGAAGACATAAAGTGTGAAAATAGTTTCAGTGAAGATGAACGCCCTGCAGATCACAAGAGGACTGACAGTGAGGAGAAATCTTTCACATGTCAacaatgtggaaagagtttcagagaTAAAAGTAAACTTGAGGCTCACCTGAGAATTCACGCTGAAGAAACACCACATGTGTGCCATGAGTGTGGAAAGACTTTTACATCTGTAGGTAACCTTAAGAGACATTTGAAAATTCACACTGCAGAGAAACCTTACACGTGTCATCTGTGTGGAAAGCGTTTCGCAGTTGAATCTAGCCTTAAGAAacacatgagaattcacaccGGAGAAAAACCATTCACATgtcttcagtgtggaaagagttttaaaaCTTCAAGTGACCTTACGAGACACACAAgaattcacaccggagagaaaccaAATGCGTGCCATGAGTGTGGAAGCAGTTTTACAACTGCAAGTTACCTTAAGAAACACATGAGAGTTCACACTGaagagaaaccttacacttgtCAACATTGTGGTAAGAGTTTTAGAGATAAAGGTAACCTTAAGAAACACATGAGAgttcacaccggagagaaaccttacacttgtcatcaatgtggaaagagtttttcaCTAAACATTACCCTTAAGATACACACaaggattcacactggagagaaaccgttCACGTGCCTTGagtgtaaaaaaagtttcaGAAGTAAAATTAACCTTAAAACACACATGACAATTCACAGTGAAGAGAAACCTCACTCATgtcttcagtgtggaaagagtttcagaagTCAAGGCGCTCTTAAGAAACACATgaaaattcacactggagagaaacgtCACGCGTGTCTTCATTGTAAAAAGTTTCACAAGTGA
- the LOC135769033 gene encoding uncharacterized protein, translating into MEVKKESQAEVDEKHPIVKINHNVSQKETLKTEDIKCENSFSEEERPADHKRTHSEEKPFTCQHCGKSFRRRAHLEAHMMIHTGEKPFTCRLCGKSLTSKSGLNLHMRIHSGEKPFICQNCEKRYTNKSKLETHMRNHTGVKPYKCSQCERSFTCLGSLKTHMKFHCEERPFTCHLCGKSFTLNADLNLHIRIHTGEKPFVCHECEKSFTSSGNLKKHSRIHTGEKPYTCQQCEKSFTFQSNLFRHKKTHSA; encoded by the coding sequence ATGGAAGTGAAAAAGGAGAGTCAAGCTGAAGTGGATGAGAAACATCCgattgtaaaaataaaccataatGTTTCACAGAAAGAAACTCTGAAGACAGAAGACATAAAGTGTGAAAATAGTTTCAGTGAAGAAGAACGCCCTGCAGATCACAAGAGGACTCACAGTGAGGAGAAACCTTTCACATGTCAAcactgtggaaagagtttcagaagGAGGGCTCACCTTGAAGCACACATGatgattcacactggagagaaaccattcaCATGTCGtctgtgtggaaagagtttaaCATCAAAATCTGGCCTTAATTTACACATGAGAATTCACTCCGGAGAGAAACCATTTATATGCCAAAACTGTGAAAAGCGTTACACTAATAAAAGTAAACTTGAGACTCACATGAGAAATCACACTGGAGtgaaaccttacaaatgctcccAGTGTGAAAGGAGTTTTACATGTCTAGGTAGCCTTAAGACACACATGAAATTTCACTGCGAAGAGAGACCGTTCACATGCCAtctgtgtggaaagagtttcacattaaatgctgACCTTAATTTACACataagaattcacactggagagaaaccttttgTGTGCCAtgagtgtgaaaagagttttacaTCTTCAGGTAACCTTAAGAAACATTCAAGgattcacaccggagagaaaccttacacgtGTCAacagtgtgaaaagagtttcacCTTCCAATCGAACCTTTTCCGGCACAAGAAAACTCACAGTGCATAA
- the LOC135769021 gene encoding uncharacterized protein has protein sequence MLMLVKEELEKMTNPQPCRIKDEDTEEQIDMIEVKKESQAEVDEKHEIVKINHNVSEIGTLRREDIKCEKSFSEDERPADHKRTHSEEKPFTCQQCGKSFRRKDNLKAHMRIHTGEKPYTCQQCGKSFTFQTNLNRHMKTHSGEKPHACHHCDKGFIDRSQLKKHIRVHTGEKPLTCPQCGKSFRYKSKLETHLKSHTGEKSHLCHECGNSFTAAGNLKYHSRIHTGEKPYTCQQCGKSFICSSDLTRHTRIHTGEKPHACHECGSSFTTAGNLKKHSRIHTGEKPFTCQHCEKGFTCSSDLTKHVRIHTGEKPHACHECGNSFTTASNLKIHMRIHTGEKPYTCQQCGKRFINTSNLKRHARIYHVEKPHTCLWCEETFSNQSRLETHMRLHTVVKPFAHGQT, from the exons ATGTTGATGCTGGTGAAAGAGGAGCTTGAGAAGATGACAAATCCACAACCATGCAGAATAAAGGATGAAGATACCGAGGAACAAATAG ATATGATAGAAGTGAAAAAGGAGAGTCAAGCTGAAGTGGATGAGAAACATgagattgtaaaaataaaccataatGTTTCAGAAATAGGAACTCTTAGAAGAGAAGACATaaagtgtgaaaagagtttcagTGAAGATGAACGCCCTGCAGATCACAAGAGGACTCACAGTGAGGAGAAACCTTTcacatgtcaacagtgtggaaagagtttcagaagAAAAGATAACCTTAAAGCACACATgaggattcacactggagagaaaccttacacatgtcaacagtgtggaaagagtttcacctTTCAAACGAACCTTAACCGCCACATGAAAACTCACAGTGGGGAAAAGCCACACGCATGCCATCACTGTGACAAGGGTTTCATAGATAGAAGTCAACTTAAGAAACACAtaagagttcacactggagagaaacctttaaCATGTccacagtgtggaaagagtttcagatATAAAAGTAAACTTGAGACTCACCTGAAAagtcacactggagagaaatcACACTTGTGCCATGAGTGTGGAAACAGTTTTACAGCTGCAGGTAACCTTAAGTATCATtcaagaattcacactggagagaaaccatacacgtgtcaacagtgtggaaagagttttatatGTTCAAGTGACCTTACGAGACACACAAgaattcacaccggagagaaaccaCACGCATGCCATGAGTGTGGAAGCAGTTTTACAACTGCAGGTAACCTTAAGAAACATtcaagaattcacactggagaaaaaccgtTCACATGTCAACACTGTGAAAAGGGTTTTACATGTTCAAGTGACCTTACAAAACACgtaagaattcacactggagagaaaccacatGCATGCCATGAGTGTGGAAACAGTTTTACAACTGCAAGTAACCTTAAGAttcacatgagaattcacactggagagaaaccttacacctgtcaacagtgtggaaagagaTTCATAAATACAAGTAACCTTAAGAGACATGCAAGAATTTACCACGTAGAGAAACCTCACACGTGTCTTTGGTGTGAAGAGACTTTCAGTAATCAAAGTAGACTTGAGACACACATGAGACTTCACACTGTAGTGAAACCATTTGCTCACGGTCAAACGTGA